From Actinoplanes oblitus, a single genomic window includes:
- the ligD gene encoding non-homologous end-joining DNA ligase, which produces MPKAAAEEHQIAGHTVRLSSPDKIVFAERGYTKRDVFEYYLAVGDGILRALRDRPTTLQRFPDGLDGETFFQKRIPARGVPEWVTTAQIRFPSMRTADELCPADLAHVAWAAQMGTVVFHPWPVRAAAPDHPDELRIDLDPQPGLGFGDVTAAAGVVREVLADLGWVGFPKTSGGRGVHVYVRIAPRWDFVQVRRAAIALAREVERRNPSAITTAWWKEERGDRVFLDFNQMARDRTIACAYSLRANPRATVSTPVTWDELTRVEPDDFDLRTVPKRIAEIGDPHAAIDDVAHDLTPLLEWVERDERAGLGDLPYPPDHPKMPGEPPRVQPSKKNPANWEA; this is translated from the coding sequence ATGCCGAAAGCCGCCGCGGAAGAGCATCAGATCGCCGGCCACACCGTGCGCCTGAGCAGCCCCGACAAGATCGTCTTCGCCGAGCGTGGCTACACCAAACGCGACGTCTTCGAGTACTACCTCGCGGTCGGCGACGGCATCCTGCGCGCCCTGCGGGACCGCCCCACCACGCTGCAACGCTTCCCGGACGGCCTGGACGGCGAGACGTTCTTCCAGAAACGCATCCCGGCCCGCGGCGTGCCCGAGTGGGTCACCACCGCTCAGATCAGGTTCCCGAGCATGCGTACGGCGGACGAGCTCTGCCCCGCCGACCTCGCCCACGTGGCCTGGGCCGCCCAGATGGGCACCGTGGTCTTCCACCCCTGGCCGGTCCGCGCCGCCGCCCCGGACCACCCGGACGAGCTGCGCATCGACCTGGACCCGCAGCCCGGCCTCGGCTTCGGCGACGTCACCGCGGCCGCCGGCGTGGTCCGCGAGGTGCTCGCCGACCTGGGCTGGGTGGGCTTCCCGAAGACGTCCGGCGGGCGTGGCGTGCACGTCTACGTCCGGATCGCCCCGCGCTGGGACTTCGTCCAGGTGCGCCGGGCGGCCATCGCGCTGGCCCGCGAGGTGGAGCGGCGCAACCCGTCGGCGATCACCACCGCCTGGTGGAAGGAGGAGCGCGGCGACCGGGTCTTCCTGGACTTCAACCAGATGGCCCGGGACCGGACCATCGCCTGCGCGTACTCGCTGCGGGCCAACCCGCGGGCCACCGTCTCCACCCCGGTCACCTGGGATGAGCTGACCCGGGTCGAGCCGGACGACTTCGACCTGCGCACCGTACCGAAAAGGATCGCCGAGATCGGCGACCCGCACGCCGCCATCGACGACGTGGCACACGACCTGACGCCGCTGCTGGAGTGGGTGGAGCGGGACGAGAGGGCCGGGCTGGGCGACCTGCCCTATCCGCCCGACCACCCGAAGATGCCGGGCGAGCCGCCCCGCGTCCAGCCCAGCAAGAAGAACCCGGCGAACTGGGAGGCCTGA
- a CDS encoding LPXTG cell wall anchor domain-containing protein, whose product MSFVRRLAVGLPAAGVTAFAALAISSPVLAADTAQAGHPVVMASPDRGSAGYGAEQPAATTAPATAVPTTPPAAVTAATASPATTGGTRGHAGYGGESPAETPSLPTGGAQSAPGGVSSANAPSPVTTKGSGVSSGSLPLTGGPVGATVAVGAMLVAGGAGALWYTRRRKTA is encoded by the coding sequence ATGAGCTTTGTTCGTCGGCTGGCCGTGGGACTGCCCGCGGCCGGCGTCACCGCCTTCGCCGCGCTCGCCATCTCGTCGCCGGTTCTCGCCGCCGACACCGCTCAGGCGGGCCACCCGGTCGTGATGGCCAGCCCGGACCGGGGCAGCGCCGGTTACGGCGCCGAGCAGCCGGCGGCGACCACCGCGCCGGCCACCGCGGTGCCCACCACTCCGCCGGCGGCCGTCACGGCGGCCACCGCGAGCCCGGCCACCACCGGCGGCACCCGTGGGCACGCCGGCTACGGCGGGGAGAGCCCGGCCGAGACGCCGAGCCTGCCGACCGGTGGCGCCCAGTCCGCGCCGGGTGGCGTCAGCTCGGCGAACGCGCCGTCGCCGGTCACCACCAAGGGCAGCGGGGTCAGCTCCGGCTCGCTGCCGCTGACCGGTGGCCCGGTCGGCGCGACGGTCGCGGTCGGCGCGATGCTGGTGGCCGGTGGCGCGGGCGCGCTCTGGTACACCCGCCGGCGGAAGACCGCCTGA
- a CDS encoding thymidylate synthase encodes MAVDTQYEELLRRVLETGTPKSDRTGTGTRSLFGERLRYDLSQGFPLITTKRVHFKSIAVELLWFLRGETNVRWLREQGVTIWDEWAGADGELGPVYGFQWRSWPGKNGDIDQISEVLDTLRKNPDSRRMIVSAWNVGDLQDMALMPCHAMFQFYVADGRLSCQLYQRSADLFLGVPFNIASYALLTRMIADQVGLIPGDFIWVGGDCHIYDNHVDQVREQLSREAYPFPSLEIAPRPSLFDYAYEDFTVVDYRHHPAIKAPVAV; translated from the coding sequence ATGGCCGTTGACACCCAATACGAAGAACTGCTCCGGCGGGTGCTGGAGACCGGTACCCCGAAGAGCGACCGGACCGGGACCGGCACCCGCAGCCTCTTCGGTGAGCGCCTGCGCTACGACCTGTCCCAGGGGTTCCCGCTGATCACCACGAAGCGGGTGCACTTCAAGTCGATCGCCGTGGAGCTGCTCTGGTTCCTGCGCGGCGAGACGAACGTGCGGTGGCTGCGGGAGCAGGGTGTGACGATCTGGGACGAGTGGGCCGGGGCGGACGGGGAGCTGGGCCCGGTCTACGGCTTCCAGTGGCGGTCCTGGCCCGGGAAGAACGGCGACATCGACCAGATCTCCGAGGTTCTGGACACCCTCCGGAAGAATCCGGACTCGCGGCGCATGATCGTCTCGGCCTGGAACGTCGGCGATCTCCAGGACATGGCTCTCATGCCGTGCCACGCGATGTTCCAGTTCTACGTCGCCGACGGCAGGCTCTCCTGCCAGCTCTACCAGCGCAGCGCCGACCTCTTCCTCGGCGTGCCGTTCAACATCGCCTCCTACGCCCTGCTCACCCGGATGATCGCCGACCAGGTCGGGCTGATCCCCGGCGACTTCATCTGGGTCGGCGGCGACTGCCACATCTATGACAACCACGTCGACCAGGTGCGCGAGCAGCTCTCCCGGGAGGCCTACCCGTTCCCGTCGCTGGAGATCGCCCCGAGGCCCAGCCTGTTCGACTACGCGTACGAGGACTTCACCGTCGTCGACTACCGGCACCACCCGGCGATCAAAGCTCCGGTGGCGGTATGA
- the hemQ gene encoding hydrogen peroxide-dependent heme synthase, whose product MSEQTNAARINELNATIRYTMWSVFRASSPLPALRDELAGEVDALFEQLAAKDVTIRGTYDVSGLRADADLLVWWHSSDSDALQEAYALFRRTALGRHLTPVWSQMALHRPAEFNKSHLPAFLAGEEARPYLCVYPFVRSYEWYLLPDEERRDMLAEHGRQARGYPDVRANTVASFALGDYEWMLAFEADELHRIVDLMRDLRASRARRHVREEVPFYTGRRRSVAEIVAALP is encoded by the coding sequence ATGAGCGAGCAGACCAACGCGGCCCGGATCAACGAGCTGAACGCCACCATCCGCTACACGATGTGGTCGGTGTTCCGGGCGTCCAGCCCGCTGCCGGCCCTGCGGGACGAGCTGGCCGGTGAGGTCGACGCGCTGTTCGAGCAGCTGGCGGCGAAAGACGTGACGATCCGCGGCACCTACGACGTGTCCGGGCTGCGGGCCGACGCGGACCTGCTGGTCTGGTGGCACTCCAGCGACTCGGACGCGCTGCAGGAGGCGTACGCGCTGTTCCGGCGGACCGCGCTGGGCCGGCACCTGACCCCGGTCTGGTCGCAGATGGCGCTGCACCGGCCGGCCGAGTTCAACAAGAGCCACCTGCCGGCGTTCCTGGCCGGTGAGGAGGCGCGGCCGTACCTCTGCGTCTACCCGTTCGTCCGCTCCTACGAGTGGTACCTGCTGCCCGACGAGGAGCGCCGCGACATGCTCGCCGAGCACGGCCGGCAGGCGCGGGGGTACCCGGACGTGCGGGCCAACACGGTGGCGTCGTTCGCTCTCGGGGACTACGAGTGGATGCTCGCTTTCGAGGCCGACGAGCTGCACCGGATCGTCGACCTGATGCGGGACCTGCGGGCCTCGCGGGCGCGCCGGCACGTGCGCGAGGAGGTGCCGTTCTACACCGGCCGGCGCCGCTCGGTCGCCGAGATCGTCGCCGCGCTTCCCTAG
- a CDS encoding dihydrofolate reductase — MTVHMIWAEAHGRVIGAGGDIPWRVPGEQQIFKDRTMGATLVMGRATWDSLPRRPLPGRRNLVLTRDPSWRADGAEVVHDPDRIGESEFWVMGGAAVYAAFLPRAGHIVRTVIDLDVTGDVYAPELGPEWTVSASTGWLTAPNGVRYEVQDLLCSPGAQRQDT, encoded by the coding sequence ATGACGGTGCACATGATCTGGGCGGAGGCGCACGGCCGGGTGATCGGCGCCGGTGGTGACATCCCCTGGCGGGTGCCCGGTGAGCAGCAGATCTTCAAGGACCGGACGATGGGCGCCACCCTGGTGATGGGCCGGGCCACCTGGGACTCGCTGCCCCGCCGCCCGCTGCCCGGCCGGCGCAACCTGGTGCTCACCCGGGACCCGTCGTGGCGGGCCGACGGCGCCGAGGTCGTCCACGACCCTGACCGGATCGGAGAAAGTGAATTCTGGGTGATGGGCGGTGCCGCGGTCTACGCCGCCTTCCTGCCGCGGGCCGGCCATATCGTACGCACGGTGATCGACCTGGACGTGACCGGTGACGTCTACGCCCCGGAACTGGGTCCCGAGTGGACGGTCAGCGCCTCGACCGGCTGGCTGACCGCGCCGAACGGTGTCCGGTACGAGGTCCAGGATCTCCTTTGTTCCCCGGGGGCACAGCGCCAGGACACGTGA
- a CDS encoding GNAT family N-acetyltransferase: protein MHPLPHDEFRVASFRDLPSTTLYDILRLRSEVFVVEQECAYLDLDGRDTEPGTRHLWFSHDREIRAYLRILDDHGTERIGRVVTARSARGAGLAGRLMEHALEIVGHRPAVLDAQSYLVSFYRKYGFEPAGPEYVEDGIPHVPMAREI from the coding sequence ATGCACCCGCTACCGCACGACGAGTTCCGCGTGGCCTCGTTCCGCGACCTGCCCAGCACCACGCTGTACGACATCCTGCGTCTGCGCAGCGAGGTGTTCGTGGTCGAGCAGGAATGCGCCTACCTCGACCTGGACGGCCGCGACACCGAGCCCGGTACCCGACACCTATGGTTCTCCCATGATCGGGAGATTCGGGCCTATCTGCGGATTCTCGATGACCACGGGACGGAACGCATCGGCCGGGTGGTGACCGCCAGGAGCGCCCGCGGGGCCGGTCTGGCCGGGCGGCTCATGGAGCACGCGCTGGAGATCGTCGGCCATCGGCCCGCGGTGCTGGACGCCCAGTCGTACCTGGTGAGCTTCTACCGCAAGTACGGTTTCGAGCCGGCCGGGCCGGAGTACGTGGAGGACGGCATCCCCCACGTACCCATGGCGCGGGAGATCTAG
- the hemG gene encoding protoporphyrinogen oxidase, giving the protein MRKRIAVIGGGIAGLAAAVRLRDVCPPDTEIIVYEQGGALGGKLRTGELAGVSVERGAESFLSSSPDGGDSAAVTFARRVGLGDALVHPAAQPAALAIGGTLSRIPAGTLVGVPGDLSALDGVALPATGADRDTGRPLLAPGQDVAVGELVRARYGAEVVDRLVDPMLGGVYAGRADRLSLRATMPQLARTAETEHTLRGAVRAAQALSKRTPGQPVFAAVAGGMSRLVGAAAMAARARISLGLPVREIVRAGDRWHLVLGPAPEPQTDDVDAVVLAVPAKPAARLLAGAAPDAARAVGELDYASVALVGMALPPGTPLPELSGFLVPPGEGTLVKAATFFTRKWPHLATPDGPVIVRASLGRAGEEDRLQLSDQVLVEIAHRELGELAGGPLPPPAAAWIQRWGGGLPQYAPGHPDRVAAARAALPPGIALAGAALDGVGIPVCVASGERAADDVSDYLEASA; this is encoded by the coding sequence GTGCGAAAGCGGATCGCGGTCATCGGCGGCGGCATCGCCGGCCTGGCAGCCGCCGTGCGCCTGCGGGACGTCTGCCCGCCGGACACCGAGATCATCGTGTACGAGCAGGGTGGCGCCCTGGGCGGCAAACTGCGCACCGGCGAGCTGGCCGGCGTGTCCGTCGAGCGCGGCGCCGAGTCCTTCCTGAGCTCCTCGCCCGACGGCGGCGACTCCGCGGCGGTGACCTTCGCCCGTCGCGTCGGCCTCGGCGACGCCCTGGTGCACCCGGCCGCCCAGCCGGCCGCGCTGGCGATCGGCGGCACGCTGTCCCGGATCCCGGCCGGCACCCTGGTCGGCGTGCCCGGCGACCTGTCCGCGCTGGACGGCGTGGCCCTCCCGGCGACCGGCGCCGACCGGGACACCGGCCGGCCGCTGCTCGCCCCCGGCCAGGACGTCGCGGTCGGTGAGCTGGTCCGCGCGCGGTACGGCGCCGAGGTGGTGGACCGGCTGGTCGACCCGATGCTCGGCGGGGTCTACGCGGGCCGGGCCGACCGGCTCTCGTTGCGCGCCACGATGCCGCAGCTGGCCCGCACCGCGGAGACCGAGCACACCCTGCGCGGGGCGGTCCGGGCCGCCCAGGCGCTGAGCAAGCGGACGCCCGGCCAGCCGGTCTTCGCGGCCGTGGCGGGCGGGATGAGCCGGCTGGTCGGCGCGGCGGCGATGGCGGCCCGGGCGCGGATCAGCCTGGGGCTGCCGGTGCGCGAGATCGTGCGTGCCGGGGACCGGTGGCATCTCGTGCTCGGCCCCGCACCGGAGCCGCAGACCGACGACGTGGACGCGGTGGTCCTGGCCGTGCCGGCGAAACCGGCGGCCCGCCTGCTGGCCGGGGCGGCGCCGGACGCCGCGCGGGCCGTCGGCGAGCTGGACTACGCCAGTGTCGCCCTGGTCGGGATGGCGCTGCCGCCGGGCACCCCGCTGCCCGAGCTGTCCGGTTTCCTGGTGCCGCCGGGCGAGGGCACCCTGGTCAAGGCGGCCACCTTCTTCACCAGGAAATGGCCGCACCTGGCCACCCCGGACGGTCCGGTGATCGTCCGGGCCTCGCTCGGCCGGGCCGGTGAGGAGGACCGCCTGCAGCTCAGTGACCAGGTGCTGGTGGAGATCGCCCACCGGGAGCTGGGCGAGCTGGCCGGCGGGCCTCTGCCGCCGCCCGCCGCGGCCTGGATTCAGCGCTGGGGTGGCGGCCTCCCGCAGTACGCGCCGGGCCACCCGGATCGGGTGGCGGCGGCCCGGGCCGCGCTGCCCCCGGGGATCGCGCTGGCCGGTGCCGCCCTGGACGGCGTCGGGATCCCGGTGTGTGTGGCCAGCGGCGAGCGGGCGGCGGACGATGTGAGTGATTACCTGGAGGCAAGTGCATGA
- the msrB gene encoding peptide-methionine (R)-S-oxide reductase MsrB, with protein MATEETTLPTTEDEWRIRLNPEEFRVLREAGTEAPWSGEYVNTKTEGMYRCRGCGAELYPSDTKFDSHCGWPSFDDAIPGAVKEIEDRSHGMVRVEIRCARCDGHLGHVFRSEGFTPKDTRHCVNSLSIRLDPK; from the coding sequence ATGGCAACCGAAGAGACCACGCTGCCCACCACCGAGGACGAGTGGCGGATCCGGCTGAACCCGGAGGAGTTCCGGGTGCTCCGCGAGGCCGGCACCGAGGCGCCCTGGAGTGGTGAGTACGTGAACACCAAGACCGAGGGGATGTACCGGTGCCGCGGCTGTGGCGCGGAGCTCTACCCGAGTGACACGAAATTCGACTCGCACTGCGGCTGGCCGTCCTTCGACGACGCCATCCCGGGCGCGGTCAAGGAGATCGAGGACCGCAGCCACGGGATGGTGCGCGTGGAGATCCGGTGCGCCCGCTGCGACGGGCACCTCGGTCACGTGTTCCGGAGCGAGGGCTTCACCCCGAAGGACACCCGGCACTGCGTGAACAGCCTGTCGATCAGGCTGGACCCGAAATAG
- the hemE gene encoding uroporphyrinogen decarboxylase, giving the protein MTVLEDSPFVRACRGLPGPHTPVWFMRQAGRSLPEYRKIREGIGMLESCRRPDLVTEITLQPVRRHGVDAAILFSDIVVPIAAAGIDLDIVAGTGPVVAAPVREPADLDRLRPITADDVDFVAESVRLLVAELGRTPLIGFAGAPFTLASYLIEGGPSRTYLKTKAMMYDRPELWNALLDRLAEITLTFLRTQIDAGVSAVQLFDSWAGALSEADYRSFVMPHSARVLRGLRDAGVPRIHFGVGTAVLLEAMGEAGADVVGVDWRTPLDVATKRIGPDRAVQGNLDPAILFAGWDVVEREARRVLAQGRSAPGHVFNLGHGVLPETDPEILTRLVALVHEASAR; this is encoded by the coding sequence GTGACCGTTCTCGAGGATTCCCCGTTCGTTCGTGCGTGTCGCGGCCTGCCCGGTCCGCACACGCCGGTCTGGTTCATGCGGCAGGCCGGGCGCTCGCTGCCCGAGTACCGCAAGATCCGGGAGGGGATCGGCATGCTGGAGTCGTGCCGCCGGCCCGATCTGGTCACCGAGATCACCCTGCAGCCGGTCCGCCGGCACGGCGTCGACGCCGCCATCCTGTTCAGCGACATCGTGGTGCCGATCGCCGCGGCCGGCATCGACCTGGACATCGTGGCCGGCACCGGTCCGGTCGTCGCCGCCCCGGTGCGTGAGCCCGCCGACCTGGACCGGCTGCGGCCGATCACCGCCGACGACGTGGACTTCGTCGCCGAGTCGGTCCGGCTGCTGGTCGCCGAGCTGGGTCGGACCCCGCTGATCGGCTTCGCCGGCGCGCCGTTCACGCTGGCCAGCTACCTGATCGAGGGTGGCCCGTCGCGGACCTACCTGAAGACCAAGGCGATGATGTACGACCGGCCCGAGCTGTGGAACGCGCTGCTCGACCGGCTCGCCGAGATCACCCTCACCTTCCTGCGCACGCAGATCGACGCCGGGGTCAGCGCGGTGCAGCTGTTCGACTCGTGGGCCGGCGCGCTCTCCGAGGCGGACTACCGCTCGTTCGTGATGCCGCACTCGGCGCGGGTGCTGCGCGGCCTGCGGGACGCTGGCGTGCCGCGGATCCACTTCGGGGTGGGCACCGCGGTGCTGCTCGAGGCGATGGGCGAGGCCGGCGCGGACGTGGTCGGCGTCGACTGGCGGACCCCGCTGGACGTGGCCACCAAGCGGATCGGCCCGGACCGGGCGGTGCAGGGCAACCTGGACCCGGCGATCCTGTTCGCCGGGTGGGACGTGGTGGAGCGGGAGGCCCGGCGGGTGCTCGCGCAGGGCCGGTCGGCGCCGGGCCACGTGTTCAACCTCGGGCACGGCGTGCTGCCGGAGACGGACCCGGAGATCCTCACCCGGCTGGTGGCGCTGGTCCACGAGGCGTCGGCTCGGTAG
- a CDS encoding serine/threonine-protein kinase, with amino-acid sequence MQPSLSMNGPRSHPGEPSTVDLSGRCVGNSYVLVCPVGQGATGTVWRGIDRATGEQVAVKLLHEGLLRQPKLVTRFVQERTILMMVRHENIVGVRDLFSAGESIGLVMDFVAGGSLRDRLRERGTLPAAEAASLSAQVAAALTETHALGVVHRDVKPDNVLLSEDDDGVRVRLTDFGIARVLDTAGLTTPHAIIGTPRYMAPETISGGEATPAADVYALGIMLYELVCGYPPYDGEPFAVLHGHLEEPVPRPPGMPEPVWSVVRDCLDKDPERRPAAARLQEALRGLARDMAGMPALPAPAEPPGVDPPVLPASPARPARRAPRNRPRSWLWGRHGLVITAVCGVLAATGWGGYHAWQLLDGFGRAPAAAQPAPDRGIAAGPMPSVTVVPPLPPAAVAGRGPDTAAAGPAPIEHASSGRTAPRAGATPIARGAGIGVTAGPAQIGASAGPGRVGGSVAFHPWVCSDKYSFDLGHPMLVQPCHALGPAIRAVGRMEAVPGVQADISLTVRDAETDEVVAGPYTCSAQMFTDAVLQHTCGPVELQAPHGGRYVVEQSWEYTNRPLLPGGSVRGPQFTW; translated from the coding sequence GTGCAGCCGTCCCTCTCCATGAACGGCCCCCGCTCCCATCCCGGCGAGCCCAGCACCGTCGACCTGAGCGGCAGGTGCGTCGGCAACTCGTACGTCCTGGTCTGCCCGGTGGGCCAGGGCGCCACCGGGACGGTGTGGCGGGGCATCGACCGAGCCACCGGGGAGCAGGTCGCCGTCAAGCTGCTGCACGAGGGCCTGCTGCGGCAACCGAAGCTGGTCACCCGGTTCGTCCAGGAACGGACCATCCTGATGATGGTCCGGCACGAGAACATCGTCGGTGTCCGCGACCTGTTCAGCGCCGGCGAGTCGATCGGCCTGGTGATGGACTTCGTGGCCGGCGGCAGCCTGCGGGACCGGCTGCGCGAGCGGGGCACCCTGCCGGCCGCCGAGGCCGCGTCGCTGTCGGCACAGGTCGCCGCGGCGCTGACCGAGACCCACGCGCTGGGCGTGGTGCACCGGGACGTGAAGCCGGACAACGTGCTGCTCAGCGAGGACGACGACGGCGTACGGGTACGGCTCACCGACTTCGGCATCGCCCGGGTCCTGGACACCGCCGGCCTCACCACCCCGCACGCGATCATCGGCACGCCGCGCTACATGGCGCCCGAGACGATCAGCGGGGGCGAGGCCACGCCGGCTGCCGACGTCTACGCGCTCGGCATCATGCTCTACGAGCTGGTCTGCGGCTATCCGCCGTACGACGGCGAGCCGTTCGCGGTGCTGCACGGCCACCTGGAGGAGCCGGTGCCCCGCCCGCCCGGGATGCCCGAGCCGGTGTGGTCGGTGGTGCGGGACTGCCTCGACAAGGACCCGGAACGACGCCCGGCCGCCGCCCGGCTCCAGGAGGCGCTGCGCGGGCTGGCTCGCGACATGGCCGGGATGCCGGCCCTGCCCGCCCCGGCCGAGCCGCCCGGCGTCGACCCGCCGGTCCTGCCGGCGAGCCCGGCCCGGCCCGCTCGCCGGGCGCCGCGCAACCGCCCGCGGAGCTGGCTGTGGGGACGGCACGGCCTGGTGATCACCGCGGTCTGCGGCGTGCTCGCGGCCACCGGCTGGGGCGGTTACCACGCCTGGCAGCTGCTGGACGGGTTCGGGCGGGCACCGGCCGCCGCGCAGCCGGCACCGGATCGGGGCATCGCCGCCGGCCCGATGCCCTCGGTGACCGTCGTACCGCCGCTTCCGCCGGCCGCCGTCGCCGGCCGGGGGCCGGACACCGCCGCGGCCGGGCCCGCCCCGATCGAGCACGCGAGTTCCGGCCGCACCGCGCCGCGGGCCGGGGCCACCCCGATCGCCCGGGGCGCCGGGATCGGCGTGACGGCCGGGCCCGCCCAGATCGGCGCCTCCGCCGGTCCGGGCCGGGTCGGCGGCTCGGTGGCGTTCCACCCCTGGGTGTGCAGCGACAAGTACTCCTTCGACCTCGGCCATCCGATGCTGGTCCAGCCGTGTCACGCCCTGGGCCCGGCGATCCGCGCGGTCGGCCGGATGGAGGCGGTGCCCGGCGTGCAGGCCGACATCTCGCTGACCGTCCGGGACGCCGAGACCGACGAGGTCGTCGCCGGCCCGTACACCTGCTCGGCGCAGATGTTCACCGACGCGGTCCTGCAGCACACCTGCGGGCCCGTCGAGTTGCAGGCGCCGCACGGCGGCCGCTACGTCGTCGAGCAGAGCTGGGAGTACACCAACCGGCCCCTGCTCCCCGGCGGGTCGGTCCGCGGCCCGCAGTTCACCTGGTGA
- a CDS encoding isoamylase early set domain-containing protein, giving the protein MIKRSKLFGSKTRVTFSLPADEPSGVVSVVGTFNDWQPGRHEMQVRRNGTRTVSVPLEPGHYQFRYLATGGVWFDDPEGSELRL; this is encoded by the coding sequence ATGATCAAGCGCAGCAAGTTGTTCGGCAGCAAGACCCGGGTGACCTTCTCCCTCCCGGCGGACGAGCCGTCCGGGGTGGTCAGTGTGGTGGGCACCTTCAACGACTGGCAGCCCGGCAGACACGAGATGCAGGTGCGCCGGAACGGCACCCGGACGGTCAGCGTGCCCCTGGAACCCGGGCACTACCAGTTCCGCTACCTGGCCACCGGCGGTGTCTGGTTCGACGATCCGGAAGGCAGTGAACTGCGCCTATAA
- a CDS encoding glycosyltransferase family 2 protein, producing MMVTLSVVTPMYNERAAVDHFVARLRPVLDELKVTYEVVAVDDGSSDGTVPRLLELRATWPQLRVVKLRRNVGHQSALAAGLRAAAGDYVVSIDADLQDPPEVIGEMLAKATTEDLDVVYGVRSDRSTDTVFKRQTAGAYYWLMRKLVGPWVSGQAGDFRLMSRPVVDTLNDLPEQRPVYRLVVPSLGFPAGEVTYVRAERVAGETKYPLTKMIKLSLDSVTSFSAAPLKIATWLGLVTFVVCLGLVVSGLAAWAFGVVVPGWTSLYIAMLLLGAVQLICLGMLGEYVGRIYAATQNRPQFLVAFDTGAGDVELPAPAFTSGRA from the coding sequence ATGATGGTCACCCTTTCCGTCGTCACGCCGATGTACAACGAGCGTGCGGCGGTGGACCACTTCGTAGCCCGGCTCCGGCCGGTGCTGGACGAACTGAAAGTCACCTACGAGGTCGTCGCCGTCGACGACGGCAGTTCGGACGGCACCGTGCCGCGCCTGCTGGAACTGCGGGCCACCTGGCCACAGCTGCGGGTGGTGAAGCTGCGGCGCAACGTCGGGCACCAGTCCGCGCTGGCGGCGGGCCTGCGGGCGGCCGCCGGCGACTACGTGGTCAGCATCGACGCCGACCTGCAGGATCCGCCCGAGGTGATCGGGGAGATGCTGGCCAAGGCCACCACCGAGGACCTGGACGTGGTCTACGGCGTGCGCAGCGACCGCAGCACCGACACGGTGTTCAAACGGCAGACCGCGGGGGCCTACTACTGGCTGATGCGCAAGCTGGTCGGCCCGTGGGTGAGCGGCCAGGCCGGCGATTTCCGGCTGATGAGCCGCCCGGTCGTGGACACCCTGAACGACCTGCCCGAGCAGCGCCCGGTCTATCGCCTGGTGGTGCCGTCGCTGGGCTTCCCGGCCGGCGAGGTCACCTACGTGCGGGCCGAGCGGGTGGCCGGCGAGACGAAGTACCCGCTCACCAAGATGATCAAGTTGAGCCTGGACAGCGTGACCAGCTTCTCGGCCGCGCCGCTGAAGATCGCCACCTGGCTCGGCCTGGTCACCTTCGTGGTGTGCCTGGGCCTGGTGGTCAGCGGCCTGGCGGCCTGGGCGTTCGGCGTGGTGGTGCCCGGCTGGACCTCGCTCTACATCGCGATGCTGCTGCTCGGCGCGGTCCAGCTGATCTGCCTCGGCATGCTCGGCGAGTACGTGGGCCGGATCTACGCCGCGACGCAGAACCGGCCACAGTTCCTGGTGGCCTTCGACACCGGCGCCGGGGACGTGGAGTTGCCGGCGCCCGCCTTCACCTCGGGCCGGGCCTGA
- the wrbA gene encoding NAD(P)H:quinone oxidoreductase: MTDVKLAIIYYSATGTLHAMAQRLGEAAEKAGAEVRLRQVAELAPPEAIASNAAWSQHFDTTKDEPRATADDVVWADAVLFGTPTRYGNVASQLKQFLDTLGPQWAQGLLANKAYAGFTASMTEHGGQESTLLALYHTIYHFGGVVVAPGYTDPLKFADGNPYGVSHVTGGSNDAPLTDVQYAALDHLARRVVTIGGKLRA; the protein is encoded by the coding sequence GTGACAGACGTCAAGCTCGCCATCATCTACTACTCAGCCACCGGCACGCTGCACGCGATGGCGCAGCGGTTGGGGGAGGCTGCCGAGAAGGCCGGCGCCGAGGTGCGGCTGCGGCAGGTCGCCGAGCTGGCCCCGCCCGAGGCGATCGCCTCGAACGCGGCGTGGAGCCAGCACTTCGACACCACCAAGGACGAGCCGCGGGCCACCGCCGACGACGTGGTCTGGGCGGACGCGGTGCTGTTCGGCACCCCGACCCGGTACGGCAACGTGGCCAGCCAGCTCAAGCAGTTCCTCGACACGCTGGGCCCGCAGTGGGCGCAGGGGCTGCTGGCCAACAAGGCGTACGCCGGGTTCACCGCCTCGATGACCGAGCACGGCGGCCAGGAGTCGACGCTGCTCGCCCTGTACCACACGATCTACCACTTCGGCGGGGTGGTGGTGGCGCCCGGGTACACCGATCCGCTGAAGTTCGCGGACGGCAACCCGTACGGCGTCTCGCACGTCACCGGCGGCTCGAACGACGCGCCGCTGACCGACGTGCAGTACGCCGCCCTGGATCACCTGGCGCGCCGCGTCGTCACCATCGGCGGCAAGCTGCGCGCCTAG